The following coding sequences are from one Nitrospira sp. CR1.1 window:
- a CDS encoding type II secretion system F family protein, with the protein MSTFAYVGRNRQGAVKKGELTAKTRDEAVDQLRKQQVVVTSLEEKSGGGKFKLKIGGGLTDKDLVVFTRQFGTMINAGLPLIQCLDILSTQSENKVLRETVGDVKNSVEAGSTFSDALKKHPKVFDDLYVNMIHAGEVGGLLDTILTRLAKHIEKAMKLKGQIKSAMVYPAAIVGVAVVIISVLMVWVIPVFAQMFTEMSGGKVGLPGPTQIVIDVSNFFQSYWYAMFGAMAGAIFAIKRYYATVNGRVVIDKLLLKMPIVGDLIRKASVAKFTRTLGTLITSGVPLLEGLSICAKTSGNKVIEEALMNARVSISGGKTISEPLAKCNVFPKMVTHMIAVGESTGALDAMLGKIADFYEDEVDQAVETLTSLLEPIMMVVLGTIIGFIVIAMYLPIFTMAQAIQ; encoded by the coding sequence ATGAGCACATTCGCCTATGTCGGACGCAATCGCCAGGGCGCTGTGAAGAAGGGGGAACTTACCGCCAAAACCAGAGACGAGGCGGTGGACCAGCTTCGCAAGCAACAGGTCGTCGTCACGAGCCTGGAAGAAAAGTCGGGTGGCGGGAAATTCAAGCTGAAGATCGGAGGAGGACTCACAGACAAGGACCTCGTGGTGTTCACTCGTCAATTCGGCACCATGATCAATGCCGGTTTGCCCCTCATTCAATGTCTCGACATTCTGTCTACCCAATCTGAAAATAAAGTTCTGCGCGAGACGGTGGGCGATGTGAAAAACAGCGTGGAAGCGGGATCCACGTTTTCGGATGCGTTAAAAAAGCATCCCAAAGTGTTCGACGATCTCTACGTGAATATGATCCATGCGGGTGAGGTGGGCGGACTGCTCGATACGATTCTGACCCGGTTGGCCAAGCACATTGAAAAGGCCATGAAACTGAAGGGCCAGATCAAGTCGGCGATGGTCTACCCCGCGGCGATTGTCGGTGTAGCGGTCGTCATCATTAGTGTGTTGATGGTCTGGGTTATTCCCGTCTTCGCGCAAATGTTCACCGAAATGTCCGGTGGCAAGGTCGGACTTCCCGGTCCGACGCAGATCGTCATCGATGTCAGCAATTTCTTCCAGAGTTATTGGTACGCCATGTTCGGGGCCATGGCAGGCGCCATCTTCGCGATCAAACGTTACTATGCCACCGTGAATGGACGCGTGGTGATCGATAAGCTGCTCCTCAAGATGCCGATCGTCGGAGACTTGATCAGGAAAGCATCTGTCGCGAAATTTACCCGCACGCTCGGAACCTTGATCACCAGCGGTGTGCCGTTATTGGAAGGATTGAGTATCTGTGCCAAGACGTCGGGCAACAAGGTGATCGAAGAAGCACTCATGAATGCGCGGGTGAGCATCAGTGGAGGAAAAACGATTTCCGAGCCGCTGGCCAAGTGTAACGTATTTCCCAAGATGGTAACGCATATGATCGCCGTCGGTGAATCGACCGGCGCGCTCGATGCTATGCTCGGGAAGATCGCCGATTTCTATGAAGACGAAGTCGACCAGGCCGTCGAGACACTGACCTCGCTCCTGGAACCGATCATGATGGTGGTGCTGGGCACCATCATCGGGTTTATCGTCATCGCCATGTACCTGCCGATCTTCACGATGGCGCAGGCTATCCAATAA
- a CDS encoding CDP-diacylglycerol--glycerol-3-phosphate 3-phosphatidyltransferase — protein MNMNVPNSLTMLRILLIPVYVGLLNYEQFDYALAILFIAGLTDALDGIIARVANQRTRLGEVLDPLADKLMLTTGFITLSVMHLVPLWLTILVASRDLMLMLGAAVAHFTHTQVDISPTVLGKGTTLIQLATLVAVIFFASRRLDLATLDPLLYLMGAVTLTSGLHYLSRGYVRITSSQV, from the coding sequence ATGAATATGAACGTTCCCAATAGCCTGACGATGTTGCGCATCCTCTTGATCCCGGTCTATGTCGGGTTGCTTAACTATGAGCAATTCGACTATGCGCTGGCGATCCTGTTCATCGCCGGGTTGACCGACGCGCTCGACGGGATCATTGCCCGGGTGGCCAACCAGCGGACCAGGCTCGGAGAAGTCCTCGATCCCCTGGCGGACAAACTGATGCTGACCACGGGATTTATCACGCTTTCCGTCATGCACCTCGTGCCGCTCTGGCTGACGATTCTCGTCGCCAGCCGCGACCTCATGCTGATGTTGGGGGCGGCGGTCGCCCACTTCACCCATACGCAGGTCGATATCTCGCCGACGGTGCTGGGGAAAGGCACCACATTGATCCAACTGGCGACGCTGGTCGCCGTGATCTTTTTCGCCTCGCGGCGACTCGATCTCGCGACCCTCGATCCGCTTCTGTACCTGATGGGTGCCGTGACGCTGACGTCCGGCCTGCATTACCTTTCCCGAGGCTACGTACGCATTACCTCCAGCCAGGTATAA
- a CDS encoding serine hydrolase yields MAMSDPIQSALQAAVDGGTFPGAVLAVRLRGNIVFEGAVGRLSRQGPEEAVTVQTCYDLASLTKVLATTTALALLMQQGLVKVDDRIDGILNELRDSSTGGATVRQLLTHSSGLPGWRPYYERVAAAEAAQPGFLGSPAAREAVLGYIAKEELVYERGSRSLYSDLGFMLLGFAVERVSGESLDQFCSGQVYGPLGACPLAYAPRGQVSSLSIHHGAGCTIAPTEEDPWRKRILCGEVHDENAYALGGVAGHAGLFGTARAVLAVSQAWMDGWRNQSGLLASDIVRMFTTNRQGVPGSSWALGWDTPSVRSSAGTRFSPESFGHLGYTGTSLWVDPIKELEVVLLSNRVHPTRRNEQIRIFRPHIHDVICREFLRG; encoded by the coding sequence ATGGCCATGAGCGATCCAATTCAGTCGGCGCTGCAAGCCGCCGTTGATGGCGGGACATTTCCGGGCGCGGTTCTGGCGGTACGGCTGCGCGGGAACATCGTCTTCGAAGGCGCTGTCGGCCGGCTGTCACGGCAAGGGCCGGAGGAAGCCGTCACGGTCCAGACCTGTTATGACCTCGCGTCCCTGACCAAAGTACTCGCGACCACCACAGCGCTGGCCCTGTTGATGCAGCAAGGGCTTGTGAAGGTGGACGACCGCATTGACGGGATCCTGAATGAATTGCGGGACAGTTCGACCGGAGGGGCGACGGTGCGGCAGTTGCTCACCCACAGTTCAGGTCTGCCGGGCTGGCGGCCTTATTACGAACGCGTAGCTGCTGCCGAGGCGGCGCAGCCGGGATTCCTCGGTAGTCCTGCGGCGCGCGAGGCCGTATTGGGGTACATCGCGAAGGAAGAGTTGGTCTATGAGCGAGGTTCCCGCAGTCTGTATAGCGATCTTGGGTTCATGTTGTTAGGTTTTGCCGTGGAGCGAGTATCGGGCGAGTCGCTCGATCAATTTTGTAGCGGGCAGGTGTACGGGCCGCTCGGCGCTTGCCCGCTGGCATATGCGCCACGCGGGCAGGTGTCGTCGCTGTCTATACATCACGGTGCGGGATGTACCATTGCCCCGACGGAGGAGGATCCCTGGCGGAAACGAATCCTCTGCGGCGAAGTCCATGATGAAAATGCCTATGCGTTGGGCGGAGTCGCCGGCCATGCGGGGTTGTTCGGCACGGCTCGCGCGGTGCTCGCGGTTTCGCAGGCTTGGATGGATGGCTGGCGCAACCAATCCGGCTTGTTGGCGTCCGATATCGTCAGGATGTTTACGACGAACCGGCAGGGCGTTCCGGGTTCCAGTTGGGCGCTGGGGTGGGATACGCCTTCGGTGCGGTCGTCCGCAGGCACGCGTTTTTCTCCAGAGTCGTTCGGCCATCTCGGGTACACGGGCACGTCGTTGTGGGTCGACCCGATCAAGGAGCTGGAAGTGGTGCTCCTCTCGAACCGGGTGCATCCCACCAGGCGAAACGAGCAGATCCGGATCTTCCGCCCGCACATCCACGATGTCATTTGCCGGGAATTCCTGAGAGGTTAG
- a CDS encoding DivIVA domain-containing protein: MKITPIDIQQMVFQVKFRGFDRDEVNRFLEELALTVENLNRENSLLREKLTVTEQQVADLRRTEATLSNTLVSAQTLAEDVKRSAQREADLIVKEAELKASEIIRQARVSLTEMQRGVADLQKQRLMMVERFRSTLRSFERMLEVEESDAYQSDAASVEGKLAGESSPAR; the protein is encoded by the coding sequence ATGAAAATCACTCCCATCGATATTCAGCAGATGGTGTTTCAGGTCAAGTTTCGGGGTTTCGACCGGGACGAAGTGAACCGCTTCCTTGAGGAGTTGGCGCTGACCGTCGAAAATCTGAATCGAGAGAACAGTCTGCTTCGCGAAAAACTCACCGTCACCGAGCAGCAGGTGGCAGACTTGCGCCGAACGGAAGCGACGCTCTCTAACACCTTGGTATCGGCGCAGACGTTGGCCGAGGATGTCAAACGGTCTGCCCAACGCGAGGCCGACTTGATCGTGAAAGAGGCCGAACTGAAGGCGAGTGAAATTATCCGGCAGGCCCGGGTCAGCCTCACCGAGATGCAGCGTGGCGTGGCGGATCTTCAAAAGCAGCGACTCATGATGGTGGAGCGGTTTCGTTCGACCTTGCGTTCGTTTGAGCGGATGCTGGAAGTGGAAGAGAGTGACGCATATCAATCGGATGCTGCTTCGGTCGAAGGAAAGCTGGCCGGCGAATCAAGCCCTGCGCGTTGA
- a CDS encoding YggT family protein, whose protein sequence is MFVLSNVLQGTATVLDTMLWLYMWVIIARALISWVNPDPWNPIVQFLERATEPVLTPIRRLIGWRMGMDLSPMIAILILVFLQYAVVQSLRDIAVRMH, encoded by the coding sequence ATGTTTGTGCTGAGCAATGTGCTGCAGGGGACGGCAACGGTGTTGGATACGATGTTGTGGCTCTATATGTGGGTGATCATCGCCCGCGCATTGATTTCATGGGTCAATCCCGATCCGTGGAATCCGATCGTGCAGTTCCTGGAGCGTGCGACGGAACCGGTGCTGACGCCGATTCGGCGACTGATAGGCTGGCGCATGGGCATGGATCTTTCGCCCATGATCGCGATCCTGATCCTTGTCTTTTTGCAATATGCCGTGGTTCAATCCTTGCGGGATATAGCCGTGCGGATGCATTAA
- the proC gene encoding pyrroline-5-carboxylate reductase, producing the protein MIKGNIAFLGGGQMAEALIGGLLASKVSEPQLICATDPVGARRDLLKSRFGILVGEDNARAADGADLVLLAVKPQVLPAVLRDAGSALSGKLVVSIAAGVTTAWIRERVSAARGIVRAMPNTPALVREGVTALAYQPDLAADDVAKVRAFFEAVGSVVPVEERLMDAVTGLSGSGPAYVFVAIEALADGGVKMGLPRVTAQLLAAQTVLGAARMVLERGEHPATLKDQVASPGGTTIAGLHQLEVGGMRGCLMAAVEAATKRSQELGR; encoded by the coding sequence ATGATCAAAGGTAACATCGCGTTTCTAGGCGGCGGGCAGATGGCGGAGGCATTGATCGGCGGCCTGCTGGCCTCGAAGGTCAGCGAACCGCAGCTCATCTGCGCCACGGATCCGGTGGGGGCTCGCCGGGATCTTTTGAAATCCCGATTTGGCATTCTGGTCGGTGAAGACAATGCCAGGGCTGCCGACGGGGCGGATCTCGTGCTCCTGGCTGTGAAGCCTCAGGTATTACCGGCTGTGCTCAGGGATGCTGGTTCAGCCCTGTCAGGGAAATTAGTGGTCTCGATTGCCGCCGGCGTGACGACGGCCTGGATTCGGGAGCGGGTGTCGGCTGCGAGAGGCATCGTGCGAGCGATGCCCAATACGCCGGCCTTGGTGCGTGAAGGGGTGACCGCGCTGGCGTATCAGCCGGACCTGGCTGCGGATGACGTTGCGAAGGTGCGGGCCTTCTTCGAAGCGGTGGGTTCTGTGGTGCCGGTTGAAGAACGGCTGATGGACGCCGTCACCGGGTTGAGCGGCAGTGGGCCGGCCTATGTGTTCGTGGCGATCGAAGCGCTGGCCGACGGCGGAGTCAAAATGGGATTGCCGCGCGTGACTGCGCAATTGTTGGCGGCCCAGACGGTACTCGGTGCGGCACGGATGGTTCTGGAGCGGGGTGAACATCCCGCCACGCTCAAGGATCAGGTGGCCTCGCCGGGTGGGACGACCATCGCCGGGCTGCATCAGTTGGAGGTCGGAGGCATGCGGGGCTGTCTGATGGCCGCCGTCGAAGCGGCGACGAAACGTTCACAGGAGTTGGGACGCTGA
- a CDS encoding YggS family pyridoxal phosphate-dependent enzyme: MDAELGTIAGRVRAVFDEIQRAAVRAGRAPDAVRLVAASKTVTVERLREAVDAGIRHLGENRLQEALPKIEALDREGVVWHFIGTLQRRKVKSVVGRFETIHSVDSLALAEEIDRQAKAAGLKQRVLLEVNLGGESSKGGFAPAALAAALPLLSQFEQVDIRGLMAIPPPMPTAEAARPYFRQLRELAQALTALGCRNINMQELSMGMSHDYAVAIEEGATYVRVGTAIFGARDEQVHDQR; encoded by the coding sequence ATGGACGCAGAACTGGGGACAATTGCCGGTCGGGTGCGAGCGGTATTCGACGAGATTCAACGCGCAGCGGTCCGTGCGGGGCGTGCTCCGGACGCAGTGCGGCTGGTCGCGGCATCCAAAACTGTCACCGTAGAACGGTTGCGGGAAGCCGTGGATGCCGGTATTCGGCATCTTGGCGAGAACCGCCTTCAAGAGGCCCTTCCAAAAATCGAGGCACTGGATCGTGAGGGCGTCGTCTGGCATTTTATCGGTACCCTGCAGCGACGAAAAGTGAAGTCGGTCGTCGGGCGGTTCGAGACAATTCATTCGGTCGACAGCCTGGCGCTGGCGGAGGAGATCGATCGTCAGGCCAAGGCCGCGGGGTTGAAGCAACGGGTTCTGCTGGAGGTGAATCTCGGAGGAGAATCCAGCAAAGGCGGTTTTGCTCCGGCGGCATTGGCTGCGGCCCTGCCCCTTCTGAGCCAGTTTGAGCAGGTGGATATTCGCGGCCTCATGGCCATTCCTCCGCCGATGCCGACCGCGGAGGCTGCGCGTCCCTACTTCCGGCAGCTTCGGGAACTCGCCCAGGCATTGACAGCGCTAGGTTGCAGGAACATTAATATGCAGGAACTGTCGATGGGCATGTCCCATGACTATGCGGTCGCCATTGAAGAAGGTGCGACCTATGTGCGAGTCGGCACCGCAATTTTCGGGGCACGGGATGAGCAGGTTCATGATCAAAGGTAA
- the pgeF gene encoding peptidoglycan editing factor PgeF yields the protein MSGMCQPSCASRPIEDQLVPESVRSEETMASEVITLPSFATHADGAEHFFGTRLSAVPVTPGRASAHTAERRGHKAVVILSVKQVHGTDALVVDRPVEEGDRFEGGWDALVTNQPGLMVTVRTADCVPVLLHDPVRRVVAAVHAGWRGAVAGIVPKTVALLVNRFGTTVKDVRMAIGPSAGSCCYEVDEPVLTRLRDVFPEWQSVVSPVNSEKAHFNLRAFVRAQAMAEGLEAERIATADACTICQPDVFFSYRREGVVKATMVSGIALRPSR from the coding sequence ATGAGTGGGATGTGCCAACCTTCCTGCGCAAGCAGGCCGATTGAGGATCAGCTCGTTCCGGAAAGCGTAAGGTCGGAAGAGACGATGGCGTCCGAGGTCATTACCCTTCCCTCGTTTGCAACCCATGCCGACGGGGCAGAACATTTTTTCGGCACCCGGCTGTCCGCAGTGCCGGTCACGCCGGGACGCGCCTCTGCGCACACAGCGGAACGGCGGGGCCACAAGGCAGTGGTGATCCTGTCCGTCAAGCAAGTGCACGGGACCGATGCCTTAGTGGTGGATCGGCCGGTCGAGGAGGGCGACCGGTTCGAAGGCGGCTGGGATGCGCTGGTCACTAATCAGCCGGGGCTGATGGTGACCGTGCGGACGGCAGATTGTGTGCCCGTTCTCTTGCATGATCCTGTGCGACGGGTTGTGGCCGCCGTCCATGCTGGTTGGCGGGGCGCAGTGGCGGGTATTGTGCCGAAGACTGTGGCGTTGCTGGTCAACCGGTTCGGGACGACGGTCAAGGATGTACGAATGGCCATCGGGCCTTCCGCAGGTTCCTGTTGTTATGAGGTAGACGAGCCAGTGCTTACACGGCTTCGTGACGTGTTTCCCGAATGGCAGTCCGTCGTCTCGCCGGTGAATTCGGAAAAGGCTCATTTCAATTTGCGCGCCTTTGTGCGAGCGCAAGCAATGGCGGAGGGTTTAGAGGCTGAGCGGATTGCCACTGCCGATGCTTGCACCATTTGTCAGCCTGACGTATTTTTCAGCTACCGCCGAGAAGGCGTGGTGAAAGCCACGATGGTCAGCGGAATTGCCCTCAGGCCCTCCCGGTAA
- the ftsZ gene encoding cell division protein FtsZ — MFSFQEEPQSPVRIKVIGVGGAGCNAVNTMITGGLCRVDFVAANTDVQALDRSQASYKIQIGPERTRGLGAGAKPEVGRDAALESKDEIRESLVGADMVFVTAGMGGGTGTGAAPIVASIARELGILTVAVVTKPFQYEGHRRMSHAEEGIRDLGRHVDTLLIIPNQRLLGIVDKATPLLDAFKVADDVLRQAIQGIADVITTTGLVNVDFADVRTIMAHTGRAVMGMGIGRGANRAQEAAQQAICSPLLEEGSVEGARGVLLNITGGPNMSLHEVEEAASIVQHAADAEANIIVGQVINPEIGDDLIVTVIATGFEREEQPAARPAAPAERPAARTPNGRPAQQVLSGVHASGSDRPIKDIDRPTFLRRMGETREAVERIAVVGDDEWDVPTFLRKQAD; from the coding sequence ATGTTTTCATTTCAAGAGGAGCCGCAATCACCCGTTCGCATCAAAGTGATCGGGGTCGGAGGCGCGGGATGCAATGCCGTCAATACGATGATTACCGGCGGATTGTGCCGGGTCGATTTCGTCGCCGCGAACACGGACGTGCAGGCGCTTGATCGGTCTCAGGCGTCCTATAAAATTCAAATCGGTCCGGAGCGGACGCGCGGTCTCGGGGCCGGCGCCAAACCCGAAGTCGGACGCGACGCGGCGTTGGAGAGCAAAGACGAGATTCGCGAGAGCCTGGTCGGCGCCGACATGGTATTCGTCACCGCGGGCATGGGCGGCGGCACCGGAACCGGCGCGGCTCCAATCGTGGCGAGTATCGCGCGTGAGTTGGGGATTCTCACCGTCGCCGTCGTGACCAAACCGTTCCAGTACGAAGGGCATCGGCGCATGAGCCATGCCGAAGAAGGCATTCGTGATTTGGGGCGGCATGTCGATACGCTGTTGATCATCCCCAATCAGCGGTTGCTGGGCATCGTGGATAAGGCCACCCCGCTGTTGGATGCGTTCAAGGTGGCGGATGATGTGCTGCGCCAAGCCATTCAAGGCATTGCCGACGTGATTACCACCACCGGGCTCGTCAACGTCGATTTCGCCGATGTGCGGACCATCATGGCCCACACGGGGCGCGCGGTGATGGGCATGGGCATCGGGCGCGGCGCCAACCGGGCGCAGGAAGCCGCGCAACAGGCGATTTGCAGTCCGCTGCTGGAGGAAGGCAGCGTGGAAGGGGCTCGCGGAGTCTTGTTGAATATCACGGGCGGCCCGAATATGTCGCTGCACGAAGTGGAAGAAGCCGCGTCAATCGTGCAACATGCCGCCGATGCCGAAGCGAACATTATTGTGGGGCAGGTGATCAATCCCGAGATCGGCGATGATCTGATTGTGACGGTCATTGCGACGGGATTCGAACGGGAAGAGCAACCGGCTGCTCGACCGGCTGCCCCGGCCGAGCGCCCTGCCGCGCGAACTCCCAACGGACGCCCTGCGCAACAAGTATTGAGCGGCGTGCATGCGTCAGGGTCGGATCGACCTATCAAGGACATCGACCGGCCGACTTTCCTCCGTCGCATGGGTGAAACGCGCGAGGCGGTGGAACGGATCGCGGTCGTGGGCGACGATGAGTGGGATGTGCCAACCTTCCTGCGCAAGCAGGCCGATTGA
- the ftsA gene encoding cell division protein FtsA, producing MSRVSKRDHILVGLDIGTTKICAIVAEVPEEGPLNIIGVGSCPSRGLRKGVVVNIESTVESIKKAVEEAELMAAVQINSVYTGIAGSHISGENLKGVVALKKQEVTRDDISRAVESARTLAVIPHERRILHVLPREFMVDDQEGVREPLGMSGNRLEVNVHVITGAVTSAQNIIKSVNRAGLDVVDIILQPLASSEAVLSAEERELGVAMVDLGGGTTDLAIFLDGSIRHTAVLPIGGQNLTKDLAIGLLTSQTDAEKIKVQHGIARTELVHGHQMVEVPSVGDRPPRQFTRRDIAEILEPRVEEMFDLVKREIVRAGYEGMLGAGVVITGGTSLLEGMPDAAERGLNLPARRGAPTGIGGLRDIVSNPMHATGVGLLLHARQHADNLEAAGMRHGKGLGKVFDRMRSWMFEFF from the coding sequence GTGAGCCGAGTGTCTAAGCGGGATCATATCCTGGTCGGGCTCGATATCGGAACGACCAAGATTTGCGCAATTGTCGCCGAAGTGCCGGAGGAGGGCCCGCTGAACATCATCGGCGTCGGCTCCTGTCCCTCACGCGGGCTTCGCAAGGGTGTCGTGGTCAATATCGAGAGCACCGTGGAATCGATCAAGAAAGCGGTCGAGGAAGCGGAACTCATGGCGGCGGTGCAGATCAATTCGGTGTATACGGGTATTGCCGGCAGCCACATTTCCGGAGAAAATCTCAAAGGTGTCGTGGCGCTCAAGAAACAGGAAGTCACGCGGGACGACATCAGTCGCGCGGTGGAGAGTGCGCGCACACTGGCCGTCATTCCCCATGAACGGCGTATTCTGCACGTGTTGCCGCGCGAGTTCATGGTCGATGATCAGGAGGGTGTCCGCGAGCCGCTGGGCATGTCTGGCAACCGGCTTGAAGTCAATGTGCATGTCATCACGGGTGCGGTGACCTCAGCGCAAAACATCATCAAGAGTGTCAACCGGGCTGGGCTCGATGTCGTCGATATCATCCTGCAGCCGCTGGCTTCGAGCGAGGCAGTGTTAAGCGCGGAGGAGCGCGAGTTGGGCGTGGCCATGGTGGACTTGGGCGGCGGCACGACGGACCTCGCCATTTTCCTCGACGGCAGCATCCGGCACACAGCGGTGCTCCCGATCGGGGGACAGAATCTGACCAAGGATCTGGCAATCGGCCTGTTAACCTCGCAAACCGACGCCGAAAAAATCAAAGTGCAGCACGGCATCGCTCGCACCGAGCTGGTGCACGGGCACCAAATGGTGGAAGTGCCCTCAGTCGGCGATCGTCCGCCGCGGCAATTCACGCGCCGCGATATCGCGGAAATTCTGGAACCGCGCGTCGAAGAAATGTTCGATCTAGTCAAGCGCGAAATCGTGCGTGCCGGCTATGAAGGCATGCTCGGCGCAGGGGTTGTGATTACAGGCGGAACCTCGTTGTTGGAAGGGATGCCGGATGCGGCGGAACGCGGACTGAATCTGCCGGCTCGACGAGGCGCGCCGACAGGCATCGGCGGTTTACGAGATATCGTCAGCAACCCGATGCATGCGACCGGCGTCGGGCTGTTACTCCACGCGCGTCAACATGCCGACAACTTGGAGGCTGCCGGCATGCGTCACGGCAAAGGACTGGGAAAAGTGTTCGATCGCATGCGATCGTGGATGTTTGAGTTTTTCTAA
- a CDS encoding FtsQ-type POTRA domain-containing protein, giving the protein MPLRWQKARPAKQNPRANARSESGLERRRGEAAGGYWSRLGRGLLISLRVIATVIVLVGGCSGLFVLAREIGPLTREWFLVRSVSVNGLHHVTRKEVIGRLALKPDTALYSINPTWLAERIKTHPWIKEATVVLKPLHEIHIDIVEREPAVVVRTLAENLLTDAEGVLLARLGSSDDPTLPILSGVDGKRLAQGRAEDRRPVQVGAALARMVGQTTGGRPDINVGNLNNLVVEVQGVTFQFSESSMNQQWHRFLKMRPALHDVAFDGEGARANEIDLRFADRVIVRGRG; this is encoded by the coding sequence ATGCCGCTCAGGTGGCAGAAAGCACGACCGGCCAAACAGAATCCGCGGGCCAATGCCCGTTCGGAATCGGGCCTGGAACGCCGTCGAGGCGAGGCGGCAGGCGGCTACTGGTCGCGGCTGGGGCGTGGCCTGCTGATTTCCTTGCGAGTGATCGCGACGGTGATCGTCTTGGTCGGCGGCTGTTCAGGGCTCTTTGTGCTGGCTCGTGAAATAGGGCCGCTGACGCGCGAATGGTTTCTGGTGCGCTCCGTGTCGGTCAATGGACTGCATCATGTGACCAGAAAAGAGGTGATCGGCCGGTTGGCGCTCAAACCCGATACCGCGCTCTATTCCATCAATCCCACGTGGTTAGCGGAACGGATCAAGACGCATCCCTGGATCAAAGAAGCGACCGTGGTGTTGAAGCCGTTGCATGAAATCCATATCGACATCGTCGAGCGTGAGCCGGCGGTGGTGGTGCGCACCCTGGCGGAAAATCTTCTGACTGATGCGGAGGGGGTGTTGCTGGCGCGTCTCGGGTCCAGCGATGACCCGACGCTTCCCATCTTGTCGGGTGTCGATGGCAAGCGGCTGGCGCAAGGCAGGGCGGAGGATCGTCGTCCCGTGCAGGTGGGCGCCGCGTTGGCGCGCATGGTCGGTCAGACCACAGGGGGACGGCCGGACATCAATGTGGGGAATTTGAATAACCTGGTGGTCGAGGTGCAGGGCGTAACGTTTCAGTTCAGTGAGTCGTCGATGAATCAGCAATGGCATCGGTTTCTCAAAATGCGGCCCGCACTGCATGATGTGGCCTTTGACGGCGAGGGCGCCAGAGCGAATGAAATCGATCTTCGCTTTGCCGACCGCGTCATTGTTCGGGGAAGGGGGTGA
- a CDS encoding D-alanine--D-alanine ligase: MTERKPLTRSKIGVLMGGQSSERDVSLRTGEAVYRSLVRSGYDAMAIDVGPGLSQTVQEQAIEVAFLALHGPGGEDGAIQGFLETLGIPYTGSGVRASAIGMHKVVTKTVVAAHGIPVPRGTVVWRGTAPTLNRILTSCKLKLPIVVKPASQGSTIGVTIVRTPSQWKEALQMAHRYDEEAMIEAFIPGHEVTLSLLGTIDGTVAGLPAVEIVAPDGFYDFSAKYEKGRTQYLCPAPLSAAVSREIKQLAIRTYQALGCSGAARVDFRITPKGKPFVLEINTVPGMTETSLLPMAAGKAGLSYDTLTERILQSALRRAGTGSFRAVR; this comes from the coding sequence GTGACGGAACGGAAGCCGCTGACTCGTTCGAAAATCGGGGTGTTGATGGGAGGTCAATCCTCTGAGCGCGACGTCTCTCTCAGGACGGGCGAAGCCGTGTACCGGTCTCTTGTTCGCAGCGGCTACGATGCGATGGCCATCGATGTGGGGCCGGGGTTGTCTCAGACCGTGCAAGAGCAGGCGATAGAAGTGGCCTTTTTGGCGTTACATGGGCCGGGCGGGGAAGACGGTGCGATTCAAGGATTCTTGGAGACCCTGGGCATCCCGTATACGGGGTCGGGTGTGCGCGCCAGCGCCATCGGTATGCATAAGGTGGTGACCAAGACGGTGGTGGCCGCCCACGGCATTCCAGTCCCGCGCGGGACGGTGGTGTGGCGGGGAACGGCGCCCACGTTGAACCGTATCCTGACGAGTTGTAAGTTGAAGCTGCCGATCGTCGTGAAACCGGCGAGCCAGGGATCCACCATCGGCGTGACCATCGTCCGCACACCGTCGCAATGGAAAGAGGCGTTGCAGATGGCCCATCGATACGATGAAGAGGCGATGATCGAGGCGTTCATCCCCGGGCACGAAGTCACCCTGTCCTTGTTGGGGACTATCGACGGAACGGTGGCCGGGTTGCCTGCCGTGGAGATTGTGGCGCCGGACGGATTTTATGATTTTTCGGCCAAGTACGAGAAAGGCCGGACGCAGTACCTCTGCCCGGCGCCGCTGTCCGCCGCCGTGAGCCGCGAGATCAAGCAGCTGGCCATCCGAACCTATCAGGCCTTGGGCTGTAGCGGCGCGGCGAGGGTCGATTTTCGGATTACGCCCAAGGGCAAACCCTTTGTATTGGAAATCAACACGGTGCCGGGGATGACGGAAACGAGTCTGTTGCCGATGGCGGCGGGCAAAGCGGGCCTGTCGTACGATACGTTGACGGAACGGATCCTCCAATCTGCGCTCCGGCGTGCCGGAACGGGATCATTTCGAGCCGTGAGGTAG